The Sorangiineae bacterium MSr11954 DNA segment GCTCGCCAGAGCGGTCGAGCTCGTGGAGCTCGCTGGCGCCTCCGATGGGGGTGCCGTGGATGAAGATTTGTGGGACGGTGCGTTGGCCGGTGGCTTTGACGAGCCAGGCGCGCTTTTCGTCGTCGGTGCTGACGTCGATTTCGTCGAAGGCGATGTTCCGCTTGGTGAGGAGCATCTTGGCGCGGACGCAATAGCCGCAGTGGTCGGTGGTGTAGATCTGAACGGGGGCGGTCATGGGGTCTCCGGGATCGGACGGTAGGCTCTCCTACCCGTCGAAAAGGTAGGGAAGTCGCGCTGCGATTCCCAGGGTTGGTCCTCGGCCCCGCGATGGCAAGGGATCGGGGTCGCGCTGCGCGGACCTCGGGCGGGACCAAAACGCGGGCGAGAGCGACCTCGGACGCGAGCAGGCGGCTTGCAGACCGTGCAGACGAGGAAGCGAAGAGCCTCGGGGGATGTTACCTTCCCGCCCGATGGCTGCCGATCACACCATTCATCTCGACCGCTATGCGCCCGACGCCAAGGCGCTCGTTGCCGGGGCGCAGTCGCTCGCCGACGAGCGCAAGCATGCGCAAGTGGAGCCCATTCATCTGCTCGCGCGCGCCATCGATCGCGACCGCGGGGTCGCCGAGGTCTTCCGGAAGTCAGGCGCCGACCCCTCGGACGTGGCCGTCGAGGCGGAGTCGGCGCTTTCCCGGCTTGGAAAGACGACCAGCGGGCTCTCGTACCT contains these protein-coding regions:
- the grxC gene encoding glutaredoxin 3 translates to MTAPVQIYTTDHCGYCVRAKMLLTKRNIAFDEIDVSTDDEKRAWLVKATGQRTVPQIFIHGTPIGGASELHELDRSGELARRLAVPQSA